The proteins below come from a single Corvus cornix cornix isolate S_Up_H32 chromosome 23, ASM73873v5, whole genome shotgun sequence genomic window:
- the SLC4A1 gene encoding band 3 anion transport protein, whose amino-acid sequence MEGPGQESYEEGMRRSLDPEGYEDPGLKSSHLSLGEMSRAGAGIGSPLQAWRARAEEMKPLRQFLPGRRGFYDLDGKRRSAGAPPGHPSRGEGQPVSVTDVDLEATGSRRLLSQQDTHEGYVELHELVLDNAKDLCWMEAGHWLKLEEDFQESGDWSQPHLSFLTYHSLLEIRRALNKGAILLNVEATSLPAIVHILLDQLIYEGQMKPQDRDDVMRTLLLRHSHPTEDESVWTMPPALVQRSGTTRADVERPLLREQRPVEMSRMAGREQSGVPKPQLLETIPEGAEATLVLVGCAAFLEQPMLAFVRLKNAVTLDGVLDVSLPVRFLIVVLGPDTPQISYHEIGRAIATMMSERVFRQDAYLAEARQDLVRGVEDFLDASIVLPPTETPNEQLLRALVPLQRELLRRRYQPFERLHIGDYLKDLGPDEAAAAEDDDPLRRTGWPFGGLVRDIRRRYPKYLSDIKDALNPQCLAAVIFIYFAALSPAITFGGLLGEKTKGMMGVSELLISTCVQCVLFSLLSAQPLLVVGFSGPLLVFEEAFYSFCSSNGLEYIVGRVWIGFWLILLVLVVVACEGSFLVRYLSRYTQEIFSFLISLIFIFETFSKLVTIFKDHPLSRQYNLQPDFQPGVPEPNTALLSLVLMAGTFFLAFFLRKFKNSSFLPGKVRRLIGDFGVPISIFIMALADFFIKDTYTQKLSVPKGLQVTNSSARGWFIHPLGKESPFPIWMMFASVIPALLVFILIFLETQITTLIVSKPERKLVKGTGFHLDLLLIVAMGGLAALFGMPWLSATTVRTITHANALTVMSKTSAPGEKSQILEVKEQRISGLLVAVLIGVSILMEPILKFIPLAVLFGIFLYMGVTSLFGIQLFDRILLLLKPPKYHPDEPYVTRVKTWRMHLFTFTQIIFLVVLWVVKSTPASLALPFVLILTVPLRRFLLPKIFRDIELKCLDADDAVVTFEEAEGTDVYDEVQMPS is encoded by the exons ATGGAGGGGCCCGGCCAG GAGTCCTACGAGGAGGGCATGAGGAGGAGCCTGGACCCCGAAGGCTACGAGGACCCCGGCCTAAAGAGCTCTCACCTGTCACTGGGCGAGATGAGCA GGGCCGGCGCTGGCATCGGGTCCCCCCTGCAGGCGTGGAGGGCCAGGGCCGAGGAGATGAAGCCCCTGCG CCAGTTTCTGCCCGGCCGCCGGGGATTTTATGACCTGGACGGGAAGAGGCGCTCGGCCGGGGCCCCCCCGGGACACCCCAGCCGTGGCGAAGGGCAGC CTGTGTCAGTGACCGATGTGGACCTGGAGGCAACGGGGAGCAGGaggctcctgtcccagcaggaCACCCATGAG GGATATGTGGAGCTGCACGAGCTGGTCCTGGACAATGCAAAGGACTTGTGCTGGATGGAGGCTGGCCACTGGCTCAAGCTGGAGGAGGACTTCCAGGAATCGGGGGACTGGAGCCAGCCCCATCTCTCCTTCCTGACCTACCACAGCCTCCTGGAGATCCGCCGGGCTTTGAACAAAG GTGCCATTCTCCTCAATGTGGAGGCCACCTCGCTGCCAGCCATCGTCCACATCCTCCTCGACCAGCTGATCTACGAGGGGCAGATGAAGCCGCAGGACCGAGACGATGTCATGAGGACGCTGCTCCTGCGCCACAG CCACCCCACCGAGGATGAGTCGGTGTGGACGATGCCGCCGGCGCTGGTGCAGCGCTCGGGCACCACCCGGGCGGACGTGGAGCGGCCGCTTCTGCGGGAGCAGCGGCCTGTGGAGATGAGTAGgatggcagggagggagcag AGTGGGGTCCCCAAACCCCAACTCCTGGAGACAATCCCAGAGGGTGCCGAGGCCACCCTGGTCCTTGTGG GCTGTGCAGCCTTCCTGGAGCAGCCAATGCTGGCCTTTGTGCGCCTGAAGAACGCGGTGACACTGGACGGTGTCCTCGATGTGTCCCTCCCCGTCCGCTTCCTCATCGTGGTCCTGGGGCCCGACACCCCCCAAATCAGCTACCACGAGATCGGCCGTGCCATCGCCACCATGATGTCCGAAAGG GTGTTTCGCCAGGACGCCTACCTGGCCGAGGCCCGGCAGGACCTGGTGCGGGGCGTGGAGGATTTCCTGGATGCCAGCATTGTCCTGCCGCCCACCGAGACCCCCAACGAACAGCTGCTCCGCGCCCTGGTCCCACTGCAGCGGGAGCTGCTCCGACGGCGCTACCAACCCTTCGAGAGGCTGCACATCGGGGACTACCTAAAAGATCTGG GGCCGGACGAGGCGGCGGCTGCGGAGGACGATGACCCCCTGCGCAGGACGGGGTGGCCTTTTGGGGGACTGGTGCGGGACATCCGCCGCCGGTACCCCAAATATCTCAGCGACATCAAGGACGCCCTCAACCCCCAGTGCCTGGCCGCCGTCATCTTCATCTACTTCGCAGCGCTGTCACCCGCCATCACCTTCGGAGGCTTGCTGG GTGAGAAGACCAAGGGGATGATGGGGGTGTCGGAGCTGCTCATCTCCACCTGTGTGCAGTGCGTGCTCTTCAGCCTCCTCAGCGCCCAGCCCCTCCTTGTCGTCGGCTTCTCGGGACCCCTCCTCGTCTTTGAGGAAGCCTTTTACTCG ttctgcagcagcaatGGCTTGGAATACATCGTGGGCCGGGTCTGGATCGGCTTCTGGCTGatcctgctggtgctggtggtggtggccTGCGAGGGCAGCTTCCTGGTGCGCTACCTGTCCCGCTACACCCAGGAGatcttctccttcctcatctccctcatcttcatctttgaGACCTTCTCCAAGCTGGTCACG aTTTTCAAGGATCACCCTCTGAGTCGGCAGTACAACCTGCAGCCCGACTTCCAGCCCGGGGTGCCGGAGCCCAACACGGCGCTGCTGTCCCTCGTCCTCATGGCCGGCACCTTCTTCCTGGCCTTCTTCCTCCGCAAGTTCAAGAacagctccttcctgcctggCAAG GTCCGGCGCTTGATCGGGGACTTTGGGGTGCCCATTTCCATCTTCATCATGGCACTGGCCGACTTCTTCATCAAGGACACGTACACCCAG AAACTGAGCGTCCCCAAAGGGCTGCAGGTCACCAACTCATCTGCCCGGGGCTGGTTTATCCACCCCTTGGGGAAGGAGTCCCCATTCCCCATCTGGATGATGTTCGCCTCCGTGATTCCCGCCCTTCTGGTCTTCATCCTCATCTTCCTCGAGACACAGATCACCAC cctCATTGTCAGCAAGCCCGAGAGGAAACTGGTGAAGGGCACCGGCTTCCACCTGGACCTGCTGCTGATCGTGGCCATGGGGGGGCTGGCGGCCCTTTTCGGGATGCCCTGGCTCAGTGCCACCACCGTCCGCACCATCACCCATGCCAATGCCCTCACTGTCATGAGCAAGACCTCTGCTCCTGGCGAGAAATCCCAGATCCTGGAGGTCAAGGAGCAGCGCATCAGTGGCCTGTTGGTGGCCGTGCTCATCG GCGTCTCCATCCTGATGGAGCCCATCCTGAAGTTCATCCCGCTGGCCGTGCTCTTCGGCATCTTCCTCTACATGGGGGTCACCTCCCTCTTCGGCATCCAGCTCTTCGACCgcatcctgctcctgctgaagccCCCCAAGTACCACCCCGATGAGCCCTATGTCACCCGG GTGAAGACTTGGAGGATGCACCTCTTTACCTTCACCCAGATCATCTTCCTTGTGGTGCTGTGGGTGGTGAAATCCACACCGGCCTCGCTGGCCCTGCCCTTTGTCCTCATCCTCACCGTACCCCTGCGGCGCTTCCTGCTCCCCAAGATCTTCCGGGACATCGAGCTCAAATGT ctggACGCGGATGACGCCGTGGTGACCTTTGAGGAGGCAGAGGGGACGGACGTGTACGACGAGGTGCAGATGCCCAGTTAA